A genomic window from Streptomyces sp. HUAS YS2 includes:
- a CDS encoding FG-GAP-like repeat-containing protein codes for MGHLSPRRSHAYRPLSTKRRAWLTLGAVVLGGAGVVTVAVANPSDEPPKPPSARKGGVFDYALEATAVGKRELASTDTKTFSMVGVSWDSAKAKFDGAVEVRTRSVETGKWSGWQHLERSADQPEGSDLAGVRGSTEPLWVGASNGAQARVVDQDGSRIPLPGGLELNLIDPGVTPQEATAQGRALQAGPQDLAFAEPAAFVAEESATPEPPAPTSPTTEPGTGTDAGTGAEPSTEPTPATSAPESPAASPSGTPSTEPTPEPTATVPVAPPSNTTKPPIISRAQWGADETKVEDPPEYIEKIQAAYIHHTVDSNNYSCSESAALVRGIFLFHVQSNGWNDLGYNFLVDKCGRIFEGRGGGTDLPVKGAHTSGFNSYSTGIALLGNFETGKPTRAALESAARIAAYKLGQYGVSPTGKVTLTRLVSNPDGSTSPAGDVTFNTISGHRDGFATECPGANLYSKLGAIRDFAAKPGRNSAIPTSDFNRDGITDLVVGLPREAGFAGRVSVLPGTTAGPSHTAKKNLDQNSAGVPDANEASDLFGYASAWGDVNGDGNADLVVGVPGEDGVTGQTDTGSVSVLYGPGLSSGQSYWTAARAAGEKVGTVVTSGDFNADGKADILSVAPGAPGRWWAWDGATGTAKSGYLNTAAYTAAVGAVAAATGDFDKDGYADVAINYRDPSSVGRVLVLKGSSAGLTRGGLLSTRGGRSLAAGDLNGDGYDDIVVGQPATTESGHALKGGAVTAVLGSSTGLTATGSRTLGQDSANVYGTGEVGDDFGAAVSIGDVNLDGYGDVLVGMPGQDISANGTVLANAGMAIYLPGTSTGPTGTGSTGYAQGYSGLPGAAEANDRFGSAVTLKDLSGYVRADLAIGADGEDANNGTIVQIDNGSAGVARASGLYYGMTQLGTVAGARIGMMPLVP; via the coding sequence GTGGGGCACTTGAGCCCACGCAGATCGCATGCGTACCGACCTCTGAGCACCAAGCGCCGAGCCTGGCTGACCCTGGGGGCCGTCGTGCTCGGCGGGGCCGGGGTGGTCACCGTCGCGGTGGCCAACCCGTCGGACGAGCCGCCGAAGCCGCCGTCGGCGCGCAAGGGCGGCGTGTTCGACTACGCCCTCGAGGCCACGGCCGTCGGCAAGCGCGAGCTGGCGAGCACCGACACGAAGACCTTCTCCATGGTCGGCGTCAGCTGGGACTCCGCCAAGGCGAAGTTCGACGGCGCCGTGGAGGTCCGCACCCGGTCCGTCGAGACCGGGAAGTGGTCCGGCTGGCAGCACCTGGAGCGGTCCGCCGACCAGCCCGAGGGCTCCGACCTCGCCGGTGTCCGCGGCTCGACCGAGCCGCTCTGGGTCGGCGCGTCCAACGGCGCCCAGGCCCGCGTGGTCGACCAGGACGGCAGCCGGATCCCGCTGCCCGGCGGCCTCGAACTGAACCTGATCGACCCGGGCGTGACCCCGCAGGAGGCCACCGCCCAGGGCCGCGCCCTGCAGGCCGGGCCGCAGGACCTGGCGTTCGCCGAGCCCGCCGCCTTCGTGGCCGAGGAGAGCGCGACGCCCGAGCCGCCCGCCCCCACCTCGCCGACCACGGAGCCGGGCACGGGCACGGACGCCGGCACCGGTGCGGAGCCGAGCACCGAGCCGACGCCCGCCACCTCGGCCCCGGAGTCTCCCGCCGCGTCCCCCTCCGGCACGCCGAGCACCGAGCCGACGCCGGAGCCGACCGCCACCGTGCCGGTGGCCCCGCCGTCGAACACCACCAAGCCGCCGATCATCTCCCGCGCCCAGTGGGGCGCCGACGAGACCAAGGTCGAGGACCCGCCGGAGTACATCGAGAAGATCCAGGCGGCGTACATCCACCACACGGTGGACAGCAACAACTACAGCTGCTCGGAGTCCGCCGCCCTGGTCCGCGGCATCTTCCTCTTCCACGTGCAGTCCAACGGCTGGAACGACCTCGGCTACAACTTCCTGGTCGACAAGTGCGGCCGGATCTTCGAGGGCCGCGGCGGCGGCACGGACCTGCCCGTCAAGGGCGCGCACACCTCCGGCTTCAACTCGTACTCCACCGGCATCGCACTGCTCGGGAACTTCGAGACCGGCAAGCCCACCCGGGCCGCGCTGGAGTCCGCCGCGCGCATCGCCGCGTACAAGCTCGGGCAGTACGGGGTCAGCCCCACCGGCAAGGTCACGCTGACCCGTCTCGTCAGCAACCCGGACGGCAGCACCTCGCCCGCCGGCGACGTCACGTTCAACACCATCTCGGGCCACCGCGACGGCTTCGCCACCGAGTGCCCCGGCGCGAACCTCTACTCCAAGCTCGGCGCGATCCGGGACTTCGCGGCCAAGCCCGGCCGCAACTCCGCGATCCCGACGTCCGACTTCAACCGGGACGGCATCACCGACCTGGTCGTCGGACTGCCGCGGGAGGCCGGCTTCGCCGGTCGCGTGAGCGTGCTGCCCGGCACCACCGCGGGCCCGAGCCACACCGCGAAGAAGAACCTGGACCAGAACAGCGCGGGTGTGCCCGACGCCAACGAGGCCAGTGACCTCTTCGGCTACGCCAGCGCCTGGGGCGACGTCAACGGCGACGGCAACGCGGACCTGGTCGTCGGCGTGCCGGGCGAGGACGGCGTCACCGGCCAGACCGACACCGGCTCCGTCTCGGTCCTGTACGGCCCCGGCCTGAGCAGCGGCCAGAGCTACTGGACCGCGGCGCGCGCCGCGGGCGAGAAGGTCGGCACCGTCGTCACCTCCGGCGACTTCAACGCCGACGGCAAGGCCGACATCCTCTCCGTCGCGCCCGGCGCGCCCGGCCGCTGGTGGGCCTGGGACGGCGCGACCGGCACGGCGAAGTCCGGCTACCTGAACACGGCGGCGTACACCGCGGCCGTCGGCGCGGTGGCGGCCGCCACGGGCGACTTCGACAAGGACGGCTACGCGGACGTCGCGATCAACTACCGCGACCCGTCCTCGGTCGGCCGGGTCCTCGTCCTGAAGGGCTCCTCGGCCGGCCTCACGCGCGGCGGACTGCTGAGCACCCGGGGCGGGCGTTCGCTCGCGGCGGGCGACCTCAACGGCGACGGCTACGACGACATCGTGGTCGGCCAGCCGGCCACCACGGAGTCCGGTCACGCGCTCAAGGGCGGCGCCGTCACCGCGGTGCTCGGCTCGTCGACCGGCCTGACCGCCACCGGCAGCCGGACCCTCGGCCAGGACTCGGCGAACGTGTACGGCACGGGCGAGGTCGGCGACGACTTCGGCGCGGCCGTCTCGATCGGCGACGTCAACCTCGACGGGTACGGCGACGTGCTGGTCGGCATGCCGGGCCAGGACATCTCCGCGAACGGCACCGTCCTGGCGAACGCCGGCATGGCGATCTACCTGCCCGGCACGTCCACCGGCCCGACCGGCACCGGCTCGACCGGGTACGCGCAGGGCTACAGCGGCCTGCCGGGCGCGGCCGAGGCCAACGACCGCTTCGGCTCGGCCGTCACGCTGAAGGACCTGTCCGGCTACGTGCGGGCGGACCTGGCGATCGGCGCGGACGGCGAGGACGCGAACAACGGCACGATCGTCCAGATCGACAACGGCAGCGCAGGTGTCGCGCGGGCGTCCGGTCTGTACTACGGCATGACGCAGCTGGGCACGGTGGCCGGCGCGCGCATCGGCATGATGCCGCTGGTCCCGTAA